A stretch of the Thiocystis violascens DSM 198 genome encodes the following:
- a CDS encoding transposase: MGSVKRLADEVACGLREVHPRLRKTVVSKLALAVGAMIEGQTPNTVELANLLPLDTERQDMREQWLRRLLKNPRLGPGMVIEPFARAELAKAASHGQTVLLSLDQTDLGDRMALLMVALRVGDRAIPLAWRAEEGAANLGFAGQQVVLEPLLAWLPSGARVLLSADRFYPSAGLFGWLQARGWSDRLRLKSNVLTDTGQGDETTTGALAHGVTERYFTGVRLFAQGVITNLGILHEDGHPEPWIIAMDAAPTRASVLDDAARWAIEPMFSDVKGRGFDLEDSQLQHAERLERLVLIMALAMYWCVRAGRDEGLNDPTPLEKKSRRRTTPRIGASGNSIVAWSRGSRAACAV, translated from the coding sequence ATGGGAAGCGTCAAACGATTGGCTGATGAAGTGGCGTGCGGGCTGCGCGAGGTGCACCCGCGTCTGCGCAAGACGGTGGTGAGCAAGCTGGCGTTGGCGGTCGGGGCGATGATCGAAGGCCAAACCCCGAACACGGTGGAGTTGGCCAATCTGCTGCCCTTGGACACCGAGCGGCAGGACATGCGCGAGCAATGGCTGAGGCGTTTGCTGAAGAATCCGCGGTTGGGTCCGGGAATGGTGATTGAGCCCTTTGCACGAGCGGAGTTGGCGAAGGCGGCCAGCCATGGTCAGACGGTGTTGTTGAGCCTGGACCAAACCGATTTGGGTGATCGGATGGCGCTGCTGATGGTGGCGTTGCGGGTGGGTGATCGCGCGATACCGCTGGCGTGGCGGGCTGAGGAAGGGGCGGCCAATCTCGGCTTCGCGGGCCAGCAGGTGGTGTTGGAGCCGCTCCTGGCCTGGCTGCCGTCCGGGGCGCGCGTGCTGCTATCGGCGGACCGGTTCTATCCGTCGGCGGGCCTGTTCGGGTGGCTCCAAGCCCGGGGCTGGAGCGACCGGCTGCGCCTGAAGAGCAACGTGCTAACGGATACCGGGCAGGGCGATGAGACGACGACGGGCGCGTTGGCACACGGGGTGACGGAACGTTACTTCACCGGTGTGCGCCTGTTTGCGCAGGGGGTGATCACGAACCTCGGGATCCTGCACGAGGATGGCCACCCCGAGCCGTGGATCATTGCCATGGACGCCGCCCCGACACGGGCAAGCGTGCTTGACGACGCTGCTCGCTGGGCCATCGAACCGATGTTCTCCGACGTCAAGGGCCGGGGCTTCGACTTGGAGGATTCGCAACTCCAGCATGCCGAGCGTTTGGAGCGACTGGTGCTCATCATGGCCTTGGCCATGTACTGGTGTGTTCGCGCCGGCCGAGACGAGGGGCTGAACGATCCGACACCACTCGAAAAAAAGTCCAGGCGCAGAACGACCCCGCGCATTGGAGCTTCAGGAAACTCTATCGTAGCCTGGTCTCGTGGTTCACGCGCGGCCTGCGCCGTCTGA